From the Lathyrus oleraceus cultivar Zhongwan6 chromosome 3, CAAS_Psat_ZW6_1.0, whole genome shotgun sequence genome, the window GGGTTACTACAAGTTTGGTGCACGTAAGTATATCTCATTATGGTACATTCATTGTTCTGTGTAGAACTAATTCCCACGtgttttttgtattttgtttaaCCATTTAGGTACATTCACCGTGTTTTTATAGAATTACATAAATCAAATACTTATGGATTGTTTGATCCAGTTAGGTACATTCACCGTGTTTTACTAAATACTAATTATATATACTTATATTGTTCATTTAGATAACATTATCAATTGATCATCATATATCTTCAGACGAATATGATAATTACATTGTGTTCGTTACACTATGAAATTGGTCATATGATTTTTAGTAATATTTTCTTTGACTTTGTAATTATCTTAGCGTGtaatatttttaaatcattttcaatATAGGTTGAACAAGTCTAGAAAAAAAGCTCACATTTTATGAGCTCAGGGTAAGTTTGTAACCTTCACTTATGAGCCCATGAAATATTTTCAATAACATATTAATTTTCTATTATAATTCAAATcacgatatatatatatatatatatatatatatatatatatatatatatatatatatatatatatggaaaaATAGGGAAAAATAATTCACCAAAATTTTCATACCATTACAACATGTTCCATACAAAACCTATTGATTCACAAATCAAGTTACCACTCATTTGCGATACACGCCGAGGTACCTTCACGTCCAAGTATCACCATCAAAATCATGTTACCCTAAGTTATCTTTCTAATATTATAACCTAATCAAGATCATAGGTTAAAGCACACACATTTCATGGATTTTAAACATCCATAATTTATATTCATAACTAAATAATattcataaaaataaaaactgaatTGATATAACAATTTAAAAAGGAAGAGAGAATATCATATATAATATATTTGATATTTTCAAAGTGGTTTCAAAACATGATACAATGTGTAACTATTTTATTTTTGGTTAACAATAAAAAATAATCCTAACATAATTCTAATTCCTAAGAACATTGAGTTAGGGATGAAATTGGTATAAATTTAAACTGAGAAGCAGAAGTATAAGTGAAGGTGGCAAATTGAAATCCATAAAATGCTGCTCCTTGGATGAGAAGACCATCTTGGCTAAAGATTGTTGGATCAACAGGTGTGCTTGACTTAAATCCTTTGGTATTGAACTTCACTTCTGTTTGAGTGCAAATACAGTTGTTGGTCACAGTAACATTCCACACTGAGCCTGATGTTTTGGTTTGTTTAACCTCAATGTTACTCAAATTACAATGTTCTCCATAAACTGCAATATCAACCATAAATTAAATATCAAACTAATGAAAATAATAAATCAAATAACCCAAAGAGATTATTCATGCTATAAAATATGAAAGGTACGATACCTTTGTAAACTAGGGCAAGGAAGAGAGTGATGGAGAGAATGTTGAAAATAGAGGCCATTTGAGATATGAGTGTAAACCTGTAAATTATTTTTGTGTGAGAAAAGAGTGGCCATTGTCACACTATTTATAGTATCAAATGGAAAAATAAATTAAATGCAATTACTAATTTTGTATTTGctattaaaaaataaataataacaTAAATAAGGAATATAAACAATAAATTAGAATTTCCAAAACAAACTAGTATGAATATCCCAtcttaaaaaataatattattatttaagcTATGGGTATATATCCATTAATTCCTTTTAAATCTGTTGGTTCAAAATAATTAACAATCAATAATAGTTATAATAGTTATTTGATGAATATACTTTTCTCTATTCGTATTTAATTACTTATTATTTTAAGCCATTGAATTAAAAAAACTAATGGAGAAGATTTGGAATAACAATGAGTGACTTACTCTTggattaaaaatatattttcttatatatataaataattttttgtgattaaataaataataataacataaATAAGGAATATAAAAATATTTCCATTATGAAAAAACTTTCTATTTAAAATGTTAATTATATTACACTAAATTAGAATTTCCAAAACAAGCTATTATGAGTATCCAtcttaaaaaataaaattattatttaagCTATGGGTATATATCCATTAATGCCTTTTAATCGGCTGGTTCAAAATAATTAACAATAACTAGTTATGTGATGAATATACTTTTCTCTATTCgtatttaattatttattattttaagCCATTGAATTAAAAAAACTAATGGAGAAGATTAGGAATAATAATGAGTGACTTACTCACTCTTGGAgtaagaatatatatatatatatatatatatatatatatatatatatatatatatatatatatatatatatatatatatatatatatatatatatatatatatatatatatatatatatatatatacttattATTTTAAGccattgaattaaaaaaaactaatGGAGAAGATTTGGAATAACAATGAGTGACTTACTCTTggattaaaaatatattttcttatgtatataaataattttttgcgtttaaataaataataataacataaATAAGGAATATAAAAATATTTCCATTATGAAAAAACTTTCTATTTAAAATGTTAATTATATTACACTAAATTAGAATTTCCAAAACAAACTATTATGAGTATCCAtcttaaaaaataaaattattatttaagCTACGGGTATATATCCATTAATTCCTTTTGATCGGTTGGTTCAAAATAATTAACAATAACTAGTTATGTGCTGAACATACTTTTCTCTATTCgtatttaattatttattattttaagCCATTGAATTAAAAAAACTAATGGAGAAGATTAGGAATAATAATGAGTGACTTACTCTTGGAgtaagaatatatatatatatatatatatatatatatatatatatatatatatatatatatatatatatatatatatatatatatatatatatatataaaaataaataataataacataaATAAGGAATATAAAATAAATTCCATTATGAAAAAACTTTCTATTTAAAACTTTAATTATATTACAATAGATTAGGATTTCCAAAATAAATTATTATGAATATCCCTTCtcaaaaaataatattattatttaacCTATGGGTAAAATGAAGATATCATGATTATCATCTATCAGATTAATTGTGAATTTTTAATAAATCTTTTTCTGTTTGGCCAGGGGTGGAAATTTGGGTGTTTATAGTGTGTTTCTCCTTCAGTTTCATGTTCAAATTTTGCTTAGATGCAAATTAATTTTTGTGTTGGACCAATTTCATATATAATATATAGATGTGAAACAATATTAATCGAAAGATGTGTTGTGCGATGACacatattttatttttcttaatttaatttaatattaaaACTCACAACTATTTAAtcagttttaaaaaaataataaaagaaattaaatgtTTTGCGCGATTAATTTAAAGAAGATAATTTTGCGGAGGGTCATAAGTTTAGACTAAAAATTTGGGAGAGTACACTAATATCTTCAAACAACTCACCTATATTAAGTCTTATGCTTAGGGCTACTGGTCTGAATTAGTACAACTAAGAAGATCGTGAGACCAAATTAAGGTGGGCAGTGACCTTTCTGAAAAAAATCTTAAGTCTAAAGCCTATATAAGTACCTCTTTTCATATCCTAACTTATACAAATCACACCTTACACACGCTTATACCTAAGCACACCCTCACATACAAAGCCTTTTACCTCATGTGAATAGATCCTCTAAACCACCACAAAATAACATCATACAACGTTTCTCGCTGTCGTGGGAAATCCCTAACCATCATACAATATAATATATTTACTATGACCTTTGAGTGTCCATGCCCTTGCAGAGGTAACATGTACATCTATACTTTTTAACCAGTACAGTGACGCCTGTAACACCCTactaaaataccccaaaaattaattaaaataataaacatataatcagagtaatagtgcaccaagggtgtcacacaaacattccacaccatttaaacaatataaccATCATGCTCTTTTAgttaatttaaatataaagtatttgcacaattacgcagcggatagagatcaactcaatcatgcaaaacatgtaacatcacgtataatttagttcaacaacaacaacaataataatcaaagtgttcccgcccgatgttacatctatcagagcatgacccactagggagactacactagactccaagcatttgcttctactcaactcatttctcgttacctgaaaaatagttgtaagggtgagttcctcaatcaatataataagcattataaaacaacatgtaatgccaagtaattaacacatcaatcaccctaattgcaatacacattcagtaatagctcattggcttaaacatcatactcaacatcaatatacaataccagtataatctcaaatcatacttacaacaacacaacacacgtataatattggaacacatccattcatattatacgccatacatatttttatgcaatgagactctacacatgcggtaccgactattcttgaacatatagttcaagctcaccgatccctccagatacggctactaagctcactagtcccactcatttgagacctagtgactcactcactaattcctcaccatgggaatcagctacagccccgaaggctagactatgcacactaatcatctagtatgcaaacatcaacaacaaacccacaatggttcactcactaattcctcactatgggaattagctacagccccgaaggctatgccatgcatgctaatcatctagcaatgcaacatcaacaataattcaagaataaacatatgctcacactctgagccatacaacagtccattcacacatacatgcataatatatacattcacagcatcatgtacatcattatacatcatcaatctttcatcacataagcatgtcagattatgccaaacaacaaccacaatattagtacatttcaatattgcatatactgctcaaaacagcgggaatttatcctattacaccataggcaacataggccaacccccaattaggtacaccacatttaaaaacaataatttttttcactctgcaacagtgttaaccggttaacgccctgggttaaccggttaacacaggaaaaactcactttctggcaaaacgcaacagtgttaaccggttaacgccctgggttaaccggttaacgcaggcaaaaactcaatattttcacatttcaatacagtgttaaccggttaacaccctgggttaaccggttaacgcagaccaacaacaattcctgcgctaacacacggcagaatgcagaattccgccgttggaggacttccggacctccgattccgattccgtaaaaagctatacgatcgggaaaacattactcacacaaataccgatttaatttcaactttcagcacagttcatccaacaacatttcaacatttacaaatcccaattagggtcaaattaacggcttatcactacccatgacatattatcccaaaatacccattaatcgacgataaaccccccttaccttaacaatccggcgaatctttgagcttcaagcctttccg encodes:
- the LOC127128717 gene encoding uncharacterized protein LOC127128717, yielding MASIFNILSITLFLALVYKVYGEHCNLSNIEVKQTKTSGSVWNVTVTNNCICTQTEVKFNTKGFKSSTPVDPTIFSQDGLLIQGAAFYGFQFATFTYTSASQFKFIPISSLTQCS